The Malus sylvestris chromosome 12, drMalSylv7.2, whole genome shotgun sequence genome contains a region encoding:
- the LOC126592095 gene encoding uncharacterized protein LOC126592095, producing MGNCLVMQENITKVMRPDGKILEYRADMKVYQVLSEFSGHAISETAPVHQHLRPDSKLLGGHLYYLVPLPLPPPKKASQKKVWFSEPAEAEPEQETKVVRIKLVIRKQELQEMLIKGGVAVLDEMVSRLQSEKGVEKGNTSSFNDDGNCEGWKPVLQSIPELN from the coding sequence ATGGGGAATTGCTTGGTTATGCAAGAAAATATAACAAAGGTTATGAGACCTGATGGGAAAATCTTAGAGTACAGAGCAGACATGAAAGTTTACCAGGTGTTATCGGAGTTTTCCGGCCATGCAATATCTGAGACGGCTCCAGTACACCAGCATCTCCGGCCAGACTCCAAGCTGCTAGGCGGTCACCTCTACTATCTCGTACCTCTCCCTTTGCCACCGCCGAAAAAGGCTTCCCAGAAGAAGGTGTGGTTTTCGGAGCCTGCAGAAGCCGAACCTGAACAAGAAACAAAAGTCGTAAGGATTAAGCTGGTTATAAGAAAGCAAGAGTTGCAGGAGATGTTGATAAAGGGAGGAGTTGCGGTTCTTGATGAAATGGTCTCTCGGCTTCAAAGTGAAAAAGGCGTAGAGAAGGGTAATACTAGCAGCTTCAACGATGATGGTAACTGTGAAGGGTGGAAACCTGTTCTACAAAGCATACCTGAACTAAACTAA
- the LOC126591776 gene encoding 1-(5-phosphoribosyl)-5-[(5-phosphoribosylamino)methylideneamino] imidazole-4-carboxamide isomerase, chloroplastic-like: MKVETFNAAFSSDVRTFHRLPSSSIFGAKSPKILTARPSMASGFTRRLSIYCAVRFRPCIDIHKGKVKQIVGSTLSDSKDDGSVLVTNFVSDKSAAEYAKMYKEDGLTGGHVIMLGADPFSRAAAIEALHAYPGGLQVGGGINSENCLHYIEEGASHVIVTSYVFNNGQMDLQRLKDLVLVVGKERLVLDLSCRKRDGKYAIVTDRWQKFSDVNLDEEILNFLANFADEFLVHGVDVEGKKLGIDEELVALLGKHSPIPVTYAGGVTVMADLERIKVAGLGHVDVTVGSALDVFGGNLSYKDVVAWHAQQEALTV, encoded by the exons ATGAAAGTTGAGACCTTCAATGCCGCTTTCTCTTCCGATGTTCGTACATTTCACAGGCTTCCGAGTTCTTCAATTTTCGGCGCAAAAAGCCCTAAAATTTTGACTGCCAGACCTTCCATGGCCTCCG GATTCACCCGGCGGCTTTCGATCTATTGCGCCGTTCGCTTCCGGCCTTGCATTGACATACACAAG GGTAAAGTGAAACAAATTGTTGGGTCTACCCTTTCGGATTCGAAGGATGATGGGTCGGTTCTTGTTACCAATTTTGTGTCGGATAAGTCCGCGGCGGAGTATGCAAAGATGTATAAAGAAGATGGGCTTACAGGTGGTCATGTGATCATGCTTGGAGCTGACCCTTTTAGTAGAGCTGCAGCCATTGAAGCTTTGCATGCCTATCCTG GTGGCTTGCAAGTAGGAGGTGGGATCAATTCAGAAAATTGTTTGCATTACATAGAAGAAGGGGCTAGCCATGTCATTGTCACCTCC tatGTATTTAACAATGGACAAATGGACCTTCAAAGGCTTAAAGATCTTGTTCTTGTTGTTGGAAAAGAGAGGCTTGTTTTAGACCTTAGCTGCAGAAAGAGG GATGGTAAATATGCAATCGTCACGGATAGATGGCAGAAGTTCAGTGATGTGAATCTTGATGAGGAAATATTGaattttcttgccaactttgcagATGAATTTCTGGTACATGGTGTTGATGTTGAAGGGAAAAA GCTGGGCATTGATGAGGAGCTTGTGGCGTTGCTTGGAAAGCATTCACCG ATTCCTGTAACTTATGCTGGTGGTGTGACTGTAATGGCTGATTTAGAGAGGATTAAAGTGGCAGGACTGGGACACGTAGATGTTACTGTTGGCAGCGCTTTGGATGTTTTTGGAGGCAACTTGTCATACAAAGACGTCGTTGCTTGGCATGCCCAGCAGGAGGCCTTGACTGTTTAG
- the LOC126591775 gene encoding heme-binding-like protein At3g10130, chloroplastic: MSFTHTHPSKTLTCTSLSGNPNIFRRLTTISMATDRAAAVPSPPQQRRRTMSALEARVSLVAALASQASSLSQRLLLELATETAKYVFPKQFEARTLEEALMAVPDLETVKFKVLSKRDQYEIREIEPYIIAETTMPGKTGFDFNGASQSFNVLAEYLFGKNTTKEKMEMTTPVYTRKVQSDGEKMEMTTPVITKRLGDQDKWQMSFVIPSKYGANVPLPKDPSVRVEEVPRKVVAVVAFSGFVTNEEVKKRESKLREALKNDGRFQVKEGTSVEVAQYNPPFTLPFQRRNEISLEVESKEE; this comes from the exons ATGTCGTTCACTCACACGCACCCTTCCAAAACCCTAACCTGCACTTCCCTCTCCGGAAACCCTAACATCTTCAGACGACTCACCACCATCTCCATGGCGACGGACCGAGCCGCCGCCGTCCCCTCCCCGCCGCAGCAGCGGAGGAGGACCATGTCCGCTCTAGAAGCCCGAGTCTCCCTCGTTGCCGCTCTCGCTTCTCAAGCGTCGTCTCTCTCCCAGCGAC TTTTGCTCGAATTGGCCACGGAGACTGCAAAATACGTCTTCCCCAAACAGTTCGAGGCTCGTACTCTCGAAGAAGCCCTCATGGCAG TTCCGGACCTTGAAACGGTGAAGTTCAAAGTTCTGAGTAAGAGAGACCAATATGAGATCAGAGAAATTGAG CCTTACATTATAGCAGAGACAACAATGCCTGGAAAGACTGGTTTTGATTTCAATGGTGCATCTCAATCCTTCAATGTCTTAGCAGAATACCTGTTTGGTAAG AATACCACAAAGGAGAAAATGGAGATGACCACACCGGTTTATACACGTAAAGTTCAATCTGATGGGGAGAAAATGGAAATGACAACTCCTGTGATAACAAAGAGG CTGGGAGATCAAGATAAATGGCAGATGTCCTTTGTCATTCCCTCGAAATACGGTGCCAATGTGCCATTGCCTAAAGATCCATCTGTAAGGGTCGAAGAGGTCCCTAGGAAAGTAGTTGCAGTTGTTGCCTTTTCAG GGTTTGTTACTAATGAGGAAGTTAAGAAACGAGAATCCAAGCTAAGGGAAGCTCTGAAAAATGATGGACGGTTCCAAGTGAAGGAGGGAACTTCAGTGGAAGTTGCACAG TATAATCCACCATTTACTCTTCCATTTCAACGGCGTAATGAGATCAGTCTGGAAGTCGAAAGTAAAGAGGAATAG